A single Marinobacter sp. es.042 DNA region contains:
- a CDS encoding PLP-dependent aminotransferase family protein, giving the protein MAKPLPRYQKLEVTLRDQIETGRWRAGERLPSIRSLCQDYDLSKITVQHALQRLEALGLIEARERSGFFVVPPQNKFEVPGQAPTPDEPKPVSVSQVFQDIMTRSAAFDLLPACNRDEPPPGIIQLNRSIGRALRRQSTRFQYYDEPAGDQELRNQIALRAARRGWIAQADDFCITSGCQQSLFLALMAVCKSGDVVAVETPGFYGVLQLLEQLQLRVIEIPASPESGMNVSALEDVLKVWDVKACVVSPAFATPTGSVMPTEARRGLLALAERHDVAIIEDDIYAESGWLNVPDTLKAIDTSARVIHCSSFSKVLSRDLRLGWVSGGRWHDEIVKLKLTSQLASSRFLQEGVAGFIAEGGYASFLRRHRQDLWRRRDQLLELLSGWNVSLRVTTPHGGLALWVELQEDVDTLRLYGRALREGIVITPGNLFSVSGKFSNCLRISFAHPWNAARVSALKRLPELMI; this is encoded by the coding sequence ATGGCAAAGCCATTGCCGAGATACCAGAAACTTGAGGTAACCCTGCGAGACCAGATTGAAACGGGTCGATGGCGAGCTGGCGAGCGGCTCCCCTCAATAAGATCACTCTGCCAGGACTATGATCTTTCCAAGATTACTGTGCAGCATGCGCTGCAGCGGCTGGAAGCGCTCGGGCTCATAGAGGCTCGGGAACGCAGCGGTTTTTTTGTTGTACCTCCCCAGAACAAATTCGAGGTTCCCGGGCAAGCACCGACGCCGGACGAGCCAAAACCTGTGTCGGTAAGCCAGGTATTCCAGGACATAATGACCCGCAGCGCGGCCTTTGATCTGCTGCCGGCTTGTAACCGGGATGAGCCGCCACCGGGGATCATTCAACTCAACCGGTCGATCGGTCGGGCTCTGAGGCGGCAGTCCACAAGATTTCAGTACTATGACGAGCCAGCCGGGGATCAGGAATTGCGTAATCAGATCGCTCTGAGAGCCGCCCGAAGAGGTTGGATTGCGCAAGCGGATGACTTCTGTATCACGTCGGGTTGCCAGCAATCGTTGTTCCTCGCGCTGATGGCTGTTTGCAAAAGTGGCGATGTGGTCGCGGTGGAAACTCCCGGGTTTTATGGCGTGCTCCAGCTACTTGAACAGCTTCAATTACGGGTGATCGAGATACCTGCATCGCCGGAAAGTGGCATGAATGTGAGCGCGCTTGAGGATGTACTGAAGGTCTGGGATGTTAAAGCTTGTGTGGTGTCGCCAGCGTTTGCTACGCCTACCGGTTCTGTCATGCCGACTGAAGCGCGGAGAGGGTTACTGGCGCTGGCAGAGCGCCATGACGTCGCCATCATCGAGGATGACATTTACGCTGAATCTGGCTGGTTGAATGTGCCCGATACACTGAAAGCCATCGACACCTCTGCCCGGGTTATCCACTGCAGTTCCTTTTCAAAAGTTCTATCCCGCGATCTCCGTCTTGGATGGGTTTCAGGTGGAAGATGGCATGACGAAATCGTCAAACTGAAACTGACCTCCCAGTTGGCGAGTAGCCGATTCCTCCAGGAAGGCGTGGCAGGTTTCATCGCTGAGGGCGGTTATGCGTCGTTTTTGCGCCGCCACCGGCAGGACTTGTGGCGGCGACGGGATCAGTTGCTTGAGCTTCTCAGTGGCTGGAACGTCTCTCTTCGGGTAACAACCCCCCATGGTGGTCTGGCTCTCTGGGTAGAGCTTCAGGAAGACGTCGACACACTGAGGCTCTACGGCAGGGCGCTGCGGGAGGGGATTGTTATTACGCCGGGAAATCTCTTCTCTGTATCCGGAAAGTTCTCCAACTGCCTTAGAATCAGCTTTGCTCACCCCTGGAACGCCGCCCGTGTTTCCGCCTTGAAGAGACTCCCTGAATTAATGATCTGA
- a CDS encoding thioredoxin family protein, which translates to MPIVNLNTFDELGDLANRHEWLLLDFWAPWCAPCKVMNPVMEQFSEFNQDTAVIKVDVDQKHDIAAKFGVRAIPTLVLLRRDQFMGQETGSKSLKDLASWIDGLKQKVSQLA; encoded by the coding sequence GTGCCGATTGTAAATCTGAATACGTTTGACGAGCTGGGCGATCTGGCAAATCGACATGAGTGGTTGTTGCTGGATTTCTGGGCTCCCTGGTGTGCACCGTGCAAAGTGATGAACCCGGTTATGGAACAGTTCAGCGAATTTAACCAAGACACAGCGGTGATCAAGGTTGATGTGGATCAGAAGCATGACATCGCAGCAAAGTTCGGCGTGCGAGCCATCCCAACGCTGGTTTTGCTCAGGCGTGATCAGTTCATGGGTCAGGAAACCGGGTCCAAATCTCTGAAGGATCTGGCCAGCTGGATCGACGGGCTGAAGCAAAAGGTATCCCAACTGGCGTGA
- a CDS encoding DoxX family protein, with protein MKTLAYSFYGLNDSVQRIVGGMLPVALLLGRLYVAWVFFKAGLTKIDDWGTTLFLFEEEYSVPLLSPEIAAFLATFGELVFPVLLVIGLFSLVSSLGLFVINIVAVISLEMIAPAAELYHVVWGLILMALAMCGPGLLSLDKLVGNRLMRA; from the coding sequence ATGAAAACGTTAGCGTACAGTTTTTATGGATTAAACGATTCGGTCCAGCGAATTGTCGGCGGCATGCTACCTGTTGCACTTCTTCTTGGACGTCTCTACGTGGCATGGGTCTTCTTCAAAGCCGGCCTGACAAAGATTGATGATTGGGGAACAACACTGTTTCTGTTTGAAGAAGAGTACAGCGTTCCGCTGTTGAGCCCCGAGATCGCAGCTTTCCTCGCAACGTTCGGAGAACTGGTTTTTCCGGTTCTTCTGGTGATTGGCCTGTTCTCGCTTGTGTCCTCGCTGGGGCTTTTTGTCATCAACATTGTTGCAGTTATCAGCCTTGAAATGATCGCGCCCGCAGCCGAACTGTATCACGTGGTCTGGGGCCTGATTCTGATGGCATTGGCCATGTGTGGCCCAGGCCTGTTATCGCTGGACAAACTGGTTGGAAACCGTTTGATGAGAGCCTGA
- a CDS encoding DNA-binding domain-containing protein → MNLSDYQSQFLAFLFGDINKPGLPNSDVYRFGVEAKAVRALEHSYPTVKALLGPSAFEELALDYFRVIRKQSGDWSDLGWGFPSWIISHRISDRLPYLSDVARLDNYVGRVERSQYQDVDFQSFSAIGEDLSTCRLILNSGLEFFRSVYPIVSIWEAHKSHTPQDTLSFAQAKRMIAKGRGQNVLVYRSGWRGMAEAISEKDIALLERLRKQTSIAEAFGEGVLDKTNFTGWLQDMISKRVIVGARTIH, encoded by the coding sequence ATGAACTTGTCTGATTATCAGAGCCAGTTTCTGGCGTTCCTGTTCGGCGATATTAACAAGCCGGGGCTGCCCAATTCAGACGTGTATCGATTTGGAGTAGAGGCGAAAGCGGTTCGAGCCCTTGAGCACAGCTATCCGACGGTAAAGGCACTACTAGGACCGTCTGCTTTCGAGGAACTGGCCCTGGATTATTTCAGAGTGATCCGGAAACAGAGCGGCGATTGGAGTGATTTGGGCTGGGGATTTCCGAGCTGGATCATCTCGCATCGGATTTCAGACCGGCTTCCCTATCTCTCAGATGTGGCGCGACTCGACAACTATGTGGGCCGGGTCGAGCGCAGCCAATATCAAGACGTGGACTTCCAGAGCTTTTCTGCGATTGGCGAAGATCTTTCGACCTGTCGGCTCATTCTCAATAGCGGGCTTGAGTTTTTCAGGTCCGTTTATCCGATCGTCAGCATATGGGAAGCACACAAAAGCCACACCCCGCAGGACACACTCAGCTTTGCCCAGGCAAAAAGAATGATCGCCAAAGGCCGGGGCCAGAACGTGCTGGTCTATCGATCGGGTTGGCGAGGGATGGCGGAAGCCATTTCTGAAAAGGATATTGCGCTGCTGGAGCGGTTGAGAAAACAGACAAGTATCGCCGAAGCCTTCGGTGAAGGTGTTCTGGATAAAACGAATTTTACCGGTTGGCTGCAAGACATGATCTCAAAAAGGGTCATCGTCGGCGCCAGAACCATTCATTGA
- a CDS encoding DUF692 domain-containing protein, giving the protein MGNRQDNVPAKPELASSTVGVGLRPDHYQDVLEHAPSVDFLEVHSENFFAEAGIAVDVLKEVSASTPISLHGTSAGLGSVEAIPDDYLKRLKRLVDRVDPILVSDHLCFTWARIGGRLFHGGDLLPIPYTEDSLRHAANNIDRIQQALGRQIAVENVCAYIEFDHNDFDEAAFLNEIVARTGCGLILDINNVMVNARNARVGDPADFVDDYVASLDHSAIAEIHLAGSTPVDREELLIDDHACPVPEAGWHAYGRVLRKIGPRPTLIEWDNNLPSWRELQGEAIKARKAQRRVLSRERSHELV; this is encoded by the coding sequence ATGGGTAATCGTCAGGACAACGTCCCAGCCAAGCCCGAACTCGCGAGCAGCACTGTTGGGGTAGGGTTACGACCAGACCATTATCAGGACGTTCTCGAGCACGCCCCTTCGGTAGATTTTCTTGAGGTGCACTCGGAGAATTTCTTCGCGGAGGCAGGAATCGCTGTCGATGTGTTGAAGGAGGTTTCGGCAAGTACGCCAATCAGCCTTCATGGTACTTCGGCAGGTCTGGGCTCCGTTGAGGCGATTCCTGACGATTACCTCAAGCGACTCAAACGTCTTGTCGACCGGGTTGACCCGATATTGGTGTCAGACCACCTGTGTTTTACCTGGGCAAGGATCGGTGGGCGGCTCTTTCATGGTGGTGATCTCCTGCCGATTCCCTACACCGAAGACAGTCTCAGGCACGCGGCGAACAACATTGACCGAATACAACAGGCGCTGGGCCGCCAGATCGCGGTGGAGAACGTCTGTGCGTACATCGAGTTTGACCACAATGACTTCGACGAGGCCGCTTTTCTTAATGAAATCGTTGCCCGCACGGGCTGCGGTTTAATCCTTGATATCAATAACGTGATGGTGAACGCCCGTAATGCGCGAGTAGGCGATCCGGCGGACTTTGTTGACGATTATGTTGCCTCCCTCGATCACTCCGCCATTGCGGAAATTCATCTTGCGGGCTCAACGCCCGTGGATCGGGAAGAACTGCTGATCGATGACCATGCCTGCCCGGTACCCGAGGCTGGGTGGCACGCCTATGGGCGTGTGCTCCGAAAGATCGGCCCGCGGCCCACGTTGATTGAGTGGGACAACAACCTTCCATCATGGCGCGAGCTTCAGGGTGAAGCCATCAAGGCCAGGAAAGCACAACGCCGTGTATTGAGCAGGGAGCGAAGCCATGAACTTGTCTGA
- a CDS encoding DUF2282 domain-containing protein produces MNQKLLFSAALAAALAGAMSAPLAHAGGKEKCYGISPVGGNDCANLAGTHSCAGQSKVANDPGEYKIVEKGTCEDLGGFDKETALKIIAEKSKG; encoded by the coding sequence ATGAACCAGAAACTTCTTTTCAGTGCGGCACTGGCCGCGGCATTGGCCGGCGCCATGTCTGCTCCCCTGGCTCACGCAGGTGGCAAAGAAAAGTGTTACGGCATTTCGCCTGTAGGTGGTAACGATTGTGCGAACCTTGCCGGTACCCACTCCTGTGCAGGGCAGTCCAAAGTCGCCAACGACCCGGGTGAGTACAAGATTGTCGAGAAGGGCACCTGTGAAGATCTGGGTGGCTTTGACAAGGAAACGGCCCTGAAAATCATTGCTGAGAAAAGCAAAGGTTAA
- a CDS encoding YHS domain-containing (seleno)protein: protein MTRFNKLRAFVAVAALSAASGAFAADIDMNADANDVAISGYDPVAYFSDSEATKGSAEYTATYKNAIYHFSSAENRDLFRADPSAYAPQYGGYCAFGVTMEKKFDVDPQAWRIVDNKLYLNLNKDVQTRWLTDVPGFIANANDIWPEIKTVEAAEL, encoded by the coding sequence ATGACTCGTTTCAACAAACTTCGTGCCTTCGTTGCTGTTGCTGCCTTGAGCGCTGCCTCTGGTGCTTTTGCTGCCGATATCGACATGAACGCCGACGCCAATGATGTTGCCATCAGCGGTTACGACCCGGTGGCCTACTTCTCTGATTCAGAGGCTACCAAAGGTTCTGCCGAATACACCGCTACCTACAAGAACGCGATCTACCATTTCTCCAGCGCAGAGAATCGTGATCTGTTTCGTGCCGACCCCAGTGCTTATGCGCCCCAGTACGGTGGCTACTGTGCGTTCGGCGTAACCATGGAGAAGAAGTTCGACGTTGATCCTCAAGCCTGGCGGATTGTCGACAACAAGCTTTACCTCAACCTGAACAAAGACGTGCAAACGCGTTGGCTCACGGATGTACCTGGCTTCATCGCCAATGCCAACGATATCTGGCCCGAGATCAAGACTGTGGAAGCAGCCGAGCTGTAA
- a CDS encoding AraC family transcriptional regulator, producing MDRLSYILDQLNVNAGVFFRGQLCGLASFEEEGTGYIHVLRSGVLDIIEANREKLTLSEPTMIFSVRSQPHQLFGANREGAEMICASIKFQTGSRNPVLDALPDSVVLPLSSVQGLGSFVDVLFAEAEAAQEGRDAVMNRLVEVIFVNVLRHVVSDGETPKGLLSALADRQLSKVLSCIDSNLNGDLSVDRLAEVATMSRSTFIQHFKSILGLAPGEYVQNTRIAAAKKLILKDKPMSIICFEVGYEDASGFSRAFKKNTGMTPREWKKLNTTAAEAVSASVAEKAHVA from the coding sequence ATGGACAGGCTTTCTTACATCCTCGACCAACTTAATGTGAACGCCGGCGTTTTCTTCCGGGGCCAGCTCTGCGGGCTGGCGTCCTTTGAAGAAGAAGGAACCGGCTACATCCACGTGCTTCGATCCGGAGTACTCGACATTATTGAAGCGAACCGGGAGAAGCTCACGCTGTCAGAACCGACCATGATTTTTTCGGTTCGCTCCCAACCGCATCAGCTCTTTGGTGCCAATCGTGAGGGCGCGGAGATGATTTGCGCTTCAATCAAGTTCCAGACAGGTTCACGGAACCCTGTCCTGGACGCCCTGCCCGACTCCGTGGTGCTGCCTCTATCTTCGGTTCAGGGGCTTGGGTCCTTCGTGGATGTGCTGTTCGCGGAGGCCGAAGCGGCGCAGGAAGGGCGAGATGCCGTCATGAATCGACTGGTTGAGGTGATATTTGTCAATGTGCTTCGGCATGTCGTCTCGGATGGAGAAACGCCGAAAGGTTTGTTGTCGGCATTGGCGGATAGGCAACTAAGTAAGGTACTAAGCTGCATCGACTCAAACCTGAATGGCGATCTGTCCGTGGACAGGCTGGCAGAGGTTGCAACCATGTCCCGATCAACCTTCATTCAGCATTTCAAGAGCATCCTCGGATTGGCACCCGGCGAGTACGTCCAGAACACCCGGATAGCTGCTGCGAAGAAGCTGATTCTCAAAGACAAACCCATGTCCATCATCTGCTTTGAAGTGGGCTACGAGGATGCATCGGGATTTTCCAGGGCCTTCAAGAAAAACACCGGGATGACACCCAGGGAATGGAAAAAATTGAACACGACAGCAGCGGAGGCAGTAAGCGCCAGCGTTGCCGAAAAAGCGCACGTTGCCTAG
- a CDS encoding LysR family transcriptional regulator has translation MKNQELNLLHVFSAIMTEGSITRAADRLGMTQPAVSNVVSRMRTAWKDPLFVKRGRQVEPTSYAQSLWDQIRNPLHELSNAVNSTRFTPSESRRTFRVAVTDLILEMVWQPLVSELQEAAPGIDLHAVPFSPATAANHLREASVDFVIGFFEQHDHSLRSLWLFDTGYVLAMRSGHELSGRPVDLESFLSAQHLLATMSGEAHGVVDDTLHRRGLERRVAVTVNHFSAVPNLLRNSDLVATIPEVITGDCEFCAGISLTSLPIDVEPTSLYLAWHTRHDRDPGIIWIRSVIERVAKACWAKAMAARELDCGPLTVIEPGLYNRPSN, from the coding sequence ATGAAAAACCAGGAACTCAACCTACTGCACGTATTCAGCGCGATTATGACGGAAGGTTCCATCACCAGAGCGGCGGATCGTCTCGGCATGACCCAGCCCGCCGTTTCAAATGTGGTCTCAAGAATGCGAACGGCCTGGAAAGATCCTCTCTTTGTAAAACGGGGGCGGCAGGTGGAGCCAACCTCCTATGCCCAGAGTCTCTGGGACCAGATCCGCAATCCCTTGCACGAGCTCTCCAACGCGGTAAATTCCACGCGCTTTACGCCAAGCGAGTCGCGTCGGACGTTCCGGGTTGCTGTCACCGACCTTATTCTTGAGATGGTCTGGCAGCCGCTGGTTTCCGAGTTACAAGAGGCGGCTCCGGGCATTGACTTGCATGCGGTTCCTTTCTCGCCGGCTACCGCAGCAAACCATCTGCGCGAGGCCAGCGTGGACTTTGTGATCGGTTTTTTCGAGCAGCATGATCACAGCCTCAGAAGCCTATGGCTCTTCGATACCGGCTACGTTCTTGCTATGAGGAGCGGGCACGAGCTGAGCGGACGGCCCGTCGATCTCGAGTCTTTTCTTTCAGCACAGCACCTTCTTGCAACCATGTCCGGAGAGGCTCACGGTGTTGTAGACGACACTCTGCACAGGCGAGGACTGGAGCGGAGAGTGGCAGTTACCGTCAACCATTTCTCCGCAGTGCCGAATTTGCTCAGGAATTCCGATCTGGTAGCCACGATTCCGGAGGTCATCACCGGAGACTGTGAGTTTTGTGCTGGTATTTCGCTCACAAGCCTACCGATTGACGTGGAGCCAACGAGTCTGTATCTGGCGTGGCACACCCGCCATGACCGGGATCCCGGAATCATCTGGATCCGGAGTGTTATCGAGCGTGTGGCGAAGGCGTGCTGGGCAAAAGCAATGGCCGCCCGGGAGCTTGATTGTGGGCCGCTGACCGTCATTGAGCCCGGTCTGTACAATCGGCCCAGTAACTAG
- a CDS encoding MarR family winged helix-turn-helix transcriptional regulator — MHIHFIYRIAIMVDHSSQETTPLDVARTCAALYSRVFSRLVTRHYNHHLAETGLRITQFSILNAIKLSPPNSINELAELLGMERTSLQRTVEKLIAKGLLESRPTGQKRSLGLSLTQEGEDIYQQALARWEDAHNEFTEMVGADDWSETVGKLRRYSVKLQSTL; from the coding sequence ATGCATATACACTTCATTTATCGGATTGCCATAATGGTCGACCACTCATCACAAGAAACAACGCCGCTGGATGTTGCCAGAACCTGCGCCGCCCTCTACTCCCGCGTTTTCTCACGCCTGGTGACCCGTCATTACAACCATCACCTGGCGGAAACAGGGCTTCGAATCACGCAGTTCTCCATACTCAACGCAATCAAGCTTTCTCCGCCCAACTCTATAAACGAACTTGCGGAACTCCTGGGGATGGAGAGAACTTCACTCCAGAGAACGGTCGAAAAGCTGATTGCCAAGGGGCTCCTCGAGTCTCGGCCGACGGGGCAAAAACGTTCCCTGGGTCTCTCTCTGACGCAAGAGGGCGAGGACATCTACCAACAGGCTCTCGCAAGGTGGGAAGACGCGCACAATGAATTCACGGAGATGGTAGGGGCCGATGACTGGTCAGAGACTGTCGGCAAGTTAAGGCGCTATAGCGTCAAACTGCAGTCGACCCTCTGA
- a CDS encoding pyridoxamine 5'-phosphate oxidase family protein, with protein sequence MAHKFAEIAFTRTVKQVQEEMGSRSGYASIETGPDRNNVLRDRERGFIEARDSFYIASVGETGWPYIQHRGGPTGFLKVIDQSTIGFADYSGNRQYITTGNVLTNDRVSLFLMDYPNRKRLKLLGRMTLVGPEQPGILEQLSDSDYKALVERGVIIRVEAFDWNCPQHITPRYTQSEVEALIDSMANDG encoded by the coding sequence ATGGCGCACAAATTTGCAGAAATAGCGTTTACCAGAACCGTAAAACAGGTTCAGGAGGAAATGGGCAGTCGCTCCGGTTATGCATCCATTGAGACCGGGCCTGACCGTAATAACGTTCTGAGGGATCGCGAACGCGGTTTTATTGAGGCCCGTGACAGTTTTTACATCGCCAGTGTCGGCGAAACCGGCTGGCCCTACATCCAGCATCGGGGCGGGCCTACCGGCTTTCTGAAGGTGATTGATCAGTCGACAATCGGCTTTGCCGATTACTCTGGCAATCGCCAATACATCACCACAGGCAATGTACTCACCAATGATCGCGTCTCGCTTTTCCTGATGGATTATCCGAACAGGAAGAGACTCAAACTGCTCGGACGAATGACGCTGGTTGGCCCCGAACAGCCGGGGATTCTGGAGCAACTGAGCGACAGCGATTACAAAGCACTGGTTGAAAGGGGCGTGATCATCCGTGTTGAAGCGTTCGACTGGAACTGTCCGCAGCACATAACCCCGCGATACACGCAGTCAGAAGTTGAAGCGTTGATTGACTCAATGGCCAACGATGGCTGA
- a CDS encoding PAS domain-containing protein: protein MAFYNRKNLELQEALAKLEAAKSRVQELESDFQAVEKAMAVLVMTQDGIIERANHGLLDLLGYQAESLIGEHHRVLCTSDYAKSEDYIRFWRELVTGNVKKGRFPAVHADGHEVWLEASYSPVKGEQGVATRVIALVNSAQTAEK from the coding sequence ATGGCCTTTTACAACCGAAAGAATCTGGAATTACAGGAAGCGCTCGCAAAGCTTGAAGCAGCCAAAAGCCGCGTTCAGGAGCTGGAATCGGATTTTCAGGCTGTCGAGAAAGCCATGGCGGTTCTCGTTATGACGCAGGATGGCATTATCGAGCGGGCGAACCACGGGTTGTTGGACTTGCTCGGCTATCAGGCAGAGTCCTTGATCGGTGAGCACCATCGGGTTCTTTGCACCAGCGACTACGCGAAAAGCGAAGACTACATCCGGTTCTGGCGTGAGTTGGTTACCGGTAATGTTAAAAAGGGACGCTTTCCAGCTGTCCACGCTGACGGACACGAAGTCTGGTTAGAGGCCAGCTATTCGCCGGTGAAGGGAGAGCAGGGCGTGGCTACGCGAGTCATTGCTCTGGTTAACTCGGCACAGACTGCCGAAAAATAA
- a CDS encoding isocitrate/isopropylmalate family dehydrogenase yields the protein MDSRISVTSPLVILHGDEMAQVAFEHILKKFVSSRLDIQLEEIDLSAENRLLTNGQVVIDAIDSLQRHGVGVKNAGMTVNRQQLEDLLRKHPDVDNLHPLATKSPNGAIRKGISGNITREDIQFRNLNIRRPQWVGRDIEVDTMEFGGIKDSFNQLSLATGVVKLMFVGSSGDPVELHRREIRKGDPWLLATNDIEDVKAWAHRFFQRAIAEKRDVYLGLKDTVIPGYDGAMRSVIEDIYHSDYKKQIEDLGLNYYYELIDAQAARIVSNPPERALWGVPDNTTGRKLLKLVNQLKEFGIPGRGAHVSISRMSAGGGDQYGSFNMAAKEDGLLKVIVDGDEKHARRVRKGDPMLLMSNDREAIKDWVLQVFRDASRKDKEVYFGLKREYMEYDEVYSEVITEVRRELASEHTPPPSFMIMRPSSQLKKMITDPPRNALYPSQNLDGDIFSDISAALGGSLATASSIIESKDGTMLFEAPHGTAHDLYLKYLESDGKVAHFNPSALIFALGNALETLGEREGNEPLSQYAVQLKAALTDTVDSGIVTADLKGKTVDPESEQVVDMIGFLEAVEKALQ from the coding sequence ATGGACAGTAGAATCAGTGTGACCTCGCCCCTTGTAATCCTTCACGGCGACGAGATGGCTCAGGTTGCGTTTGAACACATTCTCAAGAAGTTTGTGAGCTCACGGCTTGATATTCAGCTTGAAGAAATCGATCTGTCTGCGGAAAACCGGCTGCTTACCAATGGCCAGGTGGTTATTGATGCCATTGATTCGCTCCAACGCCACGGAGTGGGTGTAAAGAACGCCGGCATGACGGTAAACCGCCAGCAGTTGGAGGACTTGCTCAGGAAACACCCGGATGTGGACAACCTGCACCCGCTGGCGACCAAGTCCCCCAATGGAGCGATCCGCAAGGGCATCAGTGGCAATATTACCCGCGAGGACATCCAGTTCCGCAACCTCAACATCCGCCGCCCCCAGTGGGTCGGGCGTGACATTGAGGTGGATACCATGGAATTCGGCGGCATCAAGGACAGCTTTAACCAGCTTTCCCTTGCAACCGGCGTGGTCAAGCTGATGTTTGTGGGCAGCAGCGGCGACCCGGTAGAGCTTCATCGGCGAGAGATTCGCAAAGGCGATCCGTGGCTGCTTGCGACGAATGACATCGAGGATGTGAAAGCCTGGGCGCATCGCTTTTTCCAACGTGCAATCGCAGAAAAACGAGACGTATACCTCGGCCTCAAGGATACGGTGATCCCCGGCTACGATGGAGCTATGCGCTCGGTGATCGAGGACATCTATCACAGTGACTACAAGAAGCAGATTGAAGACCTGGGGCTGAATTACTACTACGAGCTGATTGATGCCCAGGCAGCCCGTATTGTTTCCAATCCGCCGGAGCGTGCGCTCTGGGGTGTGCCGGATAACACCACCGGGCGCAAACTGCTCAAGCTGGTGAACCAACTCAAGGAATTCGGCATTCCAGGCCGCGGGGCCCATGTGTCCATCTCACGGATGAGCGCTGGCGGCGGCGACCAGTATGGTAGCTTTAACATGGCGGCCAAGGAGGATGGCCTTCTCAAGGTGATCGTCGACGGTGACGAGAAGCATGCCCGCCGGGTCCGGAAAGGCGACCCAATGTTGCTTATGTCCAATGACCGTGAAGCCATCAAAGACTGGGTTCTGCAAGTCTTTCGGGATGCCTCGCGCAAGGACAAAGAGGTGTATTTCGGTCTCAAGCGCGAGTACATGGAGTACGACGAAGTCTACAGCGAGGTCATTACCGAAGTGCGCAGGGAACTGGCCAGCGAGCATACACCGCCGCCCTCGTTCATGATCATGCGGCCGTCCAGCCAGCTTAAAAAGATGATCACGGATCCACCGAGAAATGCGCTTTATCCCTCCCAGAACCTCGACGGGGATATCTTCTCGGACATTTCCGCCGCTCTCGGGGGAAGCCTGGCGACGGCCAGTTCAATCATCGAGAGCAAGGACGGCACCATGCTGTTCGAGGCGCCCCATGGCACCGCCCATGATCTTTACCTGAAGTATCTCGAGAGCGACGGTAAGGTAGCTCATTTCAACCCGTCGGCGCTGATTTTTGCGCTGGGCAACGCCCTGGAAACCCTGGGTGAGCGAGAGGGCAACGAGCCTTTGAGCCAATACGCCGTTCAATTGAAAGCGGCATTAACCGACACGGTGGACAGCGGCATCGTTACTGCCGATCTGAAAGGAAAAACCGTTGATCCAGAGTCTGAACAAGTGGTGGATATGATTGGCTTTCTGGAGGCGGTGGAAAAGGCGCTCCAGTGA